In Nilaparvata lugens isolate BPH chromosome 5, ASM1435652v1, whole genome shotgun sequence, the following proteins share a genomic window:
- the LOC120351342 gene encoding uncharacterized protein LOC120351342, with the protein MFEEEAEVSGDEDESIFSQTKKRAGMDENSSMLPLMKELRRREEEDEMEFVTIVNAPTPKPWIPLRELKEHTPYPIIGAREQTNIHGRRVILKITNAGSKSTSEVYLPQQFASCISSEKIHQFNLKCKNFVMMVTHRSPNWSDIKIVKQ; encoded by the exons ATGTTTGAGGAGGAGGCTGAAGTTAGCGGAGATGAGGACGAGTCAATCTTctcacaaacaaag aaacgtgctgGAATGGACGAGAACTCATCCATGCTCCCACTGATGAAGGAGCTGCGACgaagggaggaggaggatgagatggaGTTTGTAACAATTGTAAATGCACCAACGCCTAAACCATGGATCCCACTGAGGGAGTTAAAGGAGCACACTCCCTACCCCATTATTGGCGCGAGGGAACAAACAAATATTCACGGACGAcgagtaattttaaaaattaccaatgcaggaagcaaatctacGAGTGAGGTGTATTTACCGCAAcaatttgcttcctgcattagcTCAGAGAAAATACACCAATTCAACCTCAAgtgtaaaaattttgtgatgatgGTAACACATAGGTCGCCAAATTGGTccgatataaaaattgttaagcaataa